In Gigantopelta aegis isolate Gae_Host chromosome 14, Gae_host_genome, whole genome shotgun sequence, the following proteins share a genomic window:
- the LOC121388403 gene encoding uncharacterized protein LOC121388403, whose product MYSPSLTRLSIAKDPACIMNCPIDFVIDTGASVNIIGHSTYDALAKKPRLQSPLPKLYAFGSKHYLPVQGFFDSEISYESNTTLAKFYVLESNTSSNLLSGETAQRMQLIYFSLQTGPKTIRDEFPTLFDGTMGRIKDIKIKLHIDAFVPQVLQRHRRIPFHVRKDVEKELDRLEKMDVIDKP is encoded by the coding sequence ATGTATTCTCCATCACTGACAAGATTGTCAATCGCCAAAGATCCAGCATGCATCATGAACTGTCCCATTGACTTCGTGATTGATACTGGTGCTTCTGTTAATATCATAGGTCATTCTACATATGATGCACTCGCCAAGAAACCCAGGCTTCAATCTCCATTGCCAAAGTTATATGCATTTGGCTCTAAACATTATCTTCCTGTACAAGGTTTCTTTGATTCAGAAATAAGTTATGAGTCGAACACAACTCTGGCAAAGTTCTACGTATTAGAATCAAACACCTCCAGCAACCTTCTGAGTGGTGAAACAGCTCAGAGGATGCAGCTAATCTATTTCTCCCTTCAAACTGGTCCAAAAACCATCCGTGATGAGTTTCCCACCTTATTTGATGGAACCATGGGTCGGATCAAGGACATCAAAATCAAGTTACATATTGACGCATTTGTACCACAAGTATTGCAGAGACACAGACGCATTCCGTTTCACGTCCGCAAAGATGTTGAGAAGGAACTCGATCGACTCGAGAAGATGGATGTCATTGAcaagccatag